A window from Symbiopectobacterium purcellii encodes these proteins:
- a CDS encoding isopenicillin N synthase family dioxygenase: protein MSIINRLPLLDLSHQHGNPEQRRTFLTSLNEAARDVGFFYLTHHGISETLQQQLQQQARAFFALPDEEKQRVAMIHSPHFRGYNRAGAELTRNQPDWREQFDIGAERAALPLTPQDPRWWQLQGPNLWPDAQPTLKTTLLTWQQAMTAMAQQLLRAFAEALALAPHTFDALYGERPNEHIKLIRYPGQSAQGSQQGVGAHKDSGFLSFLLQDEQAGLQVEVAPDRWIDAPPLPGSFVVNIGELLELATNGYLRATVHRVVSPPVGQERLSIAFFLGAQLDAVVPVYQLPPQVARLAQGPSSDPHNPLLRDVGWNYLKGRLRSHPDVAQRYYADVVAKAEHAAH, encoded by the coding sequence GCAACCCCGAGCAGCGGCGGACGTTTTTAACCTCACTCAATGAGGCCGCGCGCGATGTCGGTTTCTTTTATCTCACTCACCACGGTATTTCCGAAACGCTACAGCAGCAGTTGCAGCAGCAGGCTCGCGCTTTCTTTGCCTTGCCTGATGAGGAAAAACAGCGCGTAGCCATGATCCATTCGCCCCATTTTCGCGGCTACAACCGTGCCGGGGCCGAATTGACGCGCAACCAGCCCGACTGGCGCGAGCAGTTTGACATTGGCGCTGAACGCGCCGCCCTGCCATTGACACCACAGGATCCGCGTTGGTGGCAGTTACAAGGCCCCAATTTGTGGCCGGACGCGCAGCCTACACTGAAAACCACGCTGCTGACCTGGCAACAAGCGATGACTGCGATGGCCCAGCAACTGCTGCGTGCTTTTGCTGAGGCGCTGGCGTTAGCGCCACACACCTTTGATGCGTTGTACGGTGAAAGGCCTAACGAACATATCAAGCTGATTCGCTATCCGGGGCAATCGGCGCAGGGCAGCCAGCAAGGCGTGGGCGCACACAAGGACTCTGGCTTTCTGAGCTTCCTGTTGCAGGATGAGCAGGCCGGTTTACAGGTCGAAGTGGCTCCCGATCGTTGGATTGATGCGCCGCCGCTGCCGGGATCCTTTGTCGTGAATATCGGTGAACTGCTGGAGCTGGCGACCAATGGCTATTTGCGTGCCACGGTACACCGTGTGGTTTCACCGCCTGTCGGGCAAGAGCGTCTCTCTATCGCCTTTTTCCTCGGTGCACAGCTGGATGCGGTGGTACCGGTGTATCAACTGCCTCCGCAGGTTGCGCGTCTGGCACAGGGGCCTTCCAGCGATCCGCACAATCCGTTGTTGCGTGATGTGGGTTGGAACTACCTGAAAGGGCGACTGCGTTCGCATCCTGATGTTGCACAGCGTTATTACGCCGATGTGGTAGCGAAAGCGGAACACGCCGCTCACTGA
- a CDS encoding MetQ/NlpA family ABC transporter substrate-binding protein has product MNKRVAFFVSSVALAVSVTFSASASQALRVAADPVPHSEILAQVQKIDPQNTLKVIELTSGVNANELLAHGDVDANYFQHVPYLRDQEKALGKQFVVAATVHVEPLGIYSRKHKSFSEVPEGGTVAVPNNVTNLSRALYLLQSQGLVKLKPGYSDPAKDQATPKDIAENPKKLKIKEVEAAQIPRSLDDVDLAVINGNYALEAGLVPAKDALGLERAEHNPYANILVTTPALQNDPRIKKLAADLESKAIADFITQRYNGSVIPVASQKP; this is encoded by the coding sequence ATGAACAAGCGTGTCGCATTTTTTGTTAGCAGTGTTGCATTAGCCGTTAGCGTGACCTTCTCTGCCTCCGCGTCGCAGGCGTTGCGCGTGGCTGCCGATCCCGTACCCCACAGTGAGATCCTGGCGCAGGTGCAGAAAATTGATCCACAGAACACCCTGAAAGTGATCGAACTGACCAGTGGTGTAAACGCCAATGAACTGCTGGCGCATGGCGATGTGGATGCCAACTATTTCCAACACGTTCCCTATCTGCGCGATCAGGAAAAAGCGTTGGGGAAACAGTTTGTTGTCGCCGCTACCGTGCATGTGGAACCGTTGGGTATTTACTCACGTAAGCACAAAAGCTTTAGCGAGGTGCCGGAAGGCGGCACGGTGGCCGTACCGAACAATGTCACCAACCTCAGCCGCGCGCTGTATTTATTACAAAGTCAGGGTCTGGTGAAACTGAAACCGGGCTACAGCGATCCGGCCAAGGATCAGGCAACGCCGAAAGATATCGCGGAAAACCCGAAGAAACTGAAGATCAAGGAAGTGGAAGCGGCGCAGATCCCGCGTTCGCTGGACGATGTCGATCTAGCGGTGATCAATGGCAATTATGCGCTGGAAGCGGGGTTGGTTCCGGCCAAAGATGCGCTGGGATTAGAACGCGCAGAGCATAACCCCTATGCCAACATATTGGTGACGACGCCTGCTTTGCAAAACGATCCGCGCATTAAAAAGCTGGCCGCCGATCTGGAATCCAAGGCGATCGCTGATTTTATTACGCAGCGCTATAACGGTTCGGTGATCCCGGTGGCGAGCCAGAAGCCATGA